From a single Pseudopipra pipra isolate bDixPip1 chromosome 15, bDixPip1.hap1, whole genome shotgun sequence genomic region:
- the LOC135422782 gene encoding organic cation/carnitine transporter 2-like produces the protein MRDYDAVTAFLGEWGLFQRLIFFLLSASIIPNGFNGLSIVFLAGTPEHRCAVPRGANLSGEWLNASIPLELRDGRAAPSRCRRYRLAALANFSALGLRPGSDVELETLEQEPCRDGWEYSRDVYRSTIVTEWNLVCDNDWKGPLSTSLFFVGVLLGSFISGQVSDKFGRKNVLFATLAMQTGFSFIQVFSTSWEMFSVLFLLVGMGQISNYVAAFVLGTEILGKSIRVLFCTLGVCIFYAIGYMLLPLFAYFIRDWRMLLLALTLPGLLCIPLWWVIPESPRWLISQGRFQEAEDILRKAAKTNGITAPDVILDPSELQDVNSQKQQTYTILDLMRTRNILTITIMSVLIWMIISVGYFGLSLDTPNLHGDVYVNCFLSAVIEVPAYTISWVLLRNLPRRYSMAAALFLGGCVLLFIQLVPAHLRALSIFLVMAGKFGITSAFSMVYVYTAELYPTVVRNMGVGASSMASRLGSILSPYFVYLGAYDRFLPYILMGSLTVLSGILTLFLPESYGMPLPDTIDQMLLVKGLEYRPASGSTRDSKEEEENPEILKSTAF, from the exons ATGCGCGACTACGATGCGGTCACCGCCTTCCTGGGCGAGTGGGGCCTCTTCCAGCGCCTCATCTTCTTCCTGCTCAGCGCCAGCATCATCCCCAACGGCTTCAACGGGCTCTCCATCGTGTTCCTGGCCGGCACCCCCGAGCACCGGTGCGCCGTGCCCCGCGGGGCCAACCTGAGCGGCGAGTGGCTCAACGCCAGCATCCCGCTGGAGCTGCGGGACGGGCGGGCGGCCCCGAGCCGCTGCCGCCGCTACCGCCTGGCCGCGCTCGCCAACTTCTCGGCGCTGGGGCTGCGGCCCGGCTCCGACGTGGAGCTGGAGACGCTGGAGCAGGAGCCGTGCCGGGACGGCTGGGAGTACAGCCGGGACGTGTACCGCTCCACCATCGTCACCGAG tggAATCTCGTGTGTGACAACgactggaagggacccctgAGCACCTCCCTGTTTTTCGTGGGTGTCCTGCTGGGATCATTCATATCAGGACAAGTCTCAGACAA GTTTGGCAGGAAGAATGTGCTGTTTGCAACTCTGGCAATGCAGACTGGCTTCAGCTTCATACAGGTCTTCTCTAccagctgggagatgttttcagTGTTGTTTTTGCTGGTTGGCATGGGACAGATATCTAACTACGTGGCAGCATTTGTTCTTG GCACAGAAATTCTTGGCAAATCAATCCGTGTGTTGTTCTGCACCCTGGGGGTGTGCATATTTTATGCAATTGGCTACATGTTGCTGCCACTCTTCGCTTACTTCATCCGGGACTGGcggatgctgctgctggcactcACCCTGCCCGGGCTGCTCTGCATCCCTCTCTGGTG GGTCATTCCAGAGTCTCCACGGTGGTTGATCTCCCAGGGAAGGTTTCAGGAGGCAGAAGACATCCTCAGAAAAGCTGCAAAAACTAATGGCATTACAGCCCCAGATGTCATACTTGACCCTAGTGAG CTGCAAGATGTGAATTCCCAGAAGCAACAGACATACACCATTTTGGATCTAATGAGAACCCGAAATATTTTAACTATCACTATTATGTCAGTGCTTATTTG GATGATCATCTCCGTTGGCTATTTCGGGCTGTCTCTGGACACCCCCAACCTGCACGGGGACGTGTACGTGAACTGCTTCCTGTCGGCCGTGATCGAGGTGCCCGCCTACACCATCTCCTGGGTGCTGCTGAGGAACCTGCCCCGCCGCTACTCCATGGCCGCCGCGCTCTTCCTGGGGGGCTGCGTCCTGCTCTTCATCCAGCTCGTGCCCGCAC ATCTCCGTGCTCTGTCTATTTTTCTGGTGATGGCGGGGAAGTTTGGCATCACATCAGCCTTTTCCATGGTCTATGTTTACACGGCTGAGCTCTACCCCACAGTGGTGAGGAACATGGGGGTTGGAGCgagctccatggcctccagGCTGGGCAGCATCCTCTCCCCGTACTTCGTTTACCTCG GTGCCTACGACCGATTCCTGCCTTATATCCTGATGGGGAGCCTGACTGTGCTGTCAGGAATTCTGACACTATTTCTGCCTGAAAGCTATGGGATGCCTCTTCCTGACACCATTGACCAAATGCTGTTGGTGAAAGG ATTAGAATACAGGCCTGCCTCTGGTAGCACAAGGGATTccaaggaggaagaagagaatcCAGAGATCCTTAAAAGCACAGCTTTTTGA